Genomic segment of Longimicrobium sp.:
CAAACAGCGTGGGAGAGGGGGTACACTTCGGGATTGGGGTGCGTGGGAAGGGCGGAGCGTCAACCCGGGCCCTATCCGAGGCGGTTGATTGAAACCGCGTCTGGAACGTCACGAAGTCCGCCTGCGCGGACTGCACGCGGAGTCGAGCGCGCCAAGCCAGCCGAAGGGCGTTTCAGGTCTCCCCCTCCCCTGCGCAGCGGGGGACGGGGGCCGCGGGGAGGGGGTTCCCAAGGCATGCACGACAGCCCGTCGCACCTCGTGAGAAGGTCTCCTCTCTCCCGCGCAGTTTGCGGGGGAGAGGCCGGGGGGAGGGGGCTCTCAAGGAATGCGAGGCACCCAGTCGAACCCCGATCGAAGTTCCCCCTTTCCGCACGCCGTTTGTGCGGGGAGGGGCCGGGGGAGGGGCCACCCGCGGCGTGCGCCGCCCGCGGTCGAACCCCGATCGAAGTCCCCAGCGCGGCCCTTGCCCTTGCGCCGCGCGCCGCCGACACGCACCCTCTCTCGGCCGACACTCACACCGTCTCGTCCACGCACCCCGTCGCTCCCAGCATCCCCTTGACCGCAGCCCATGACCGACCCTGAACGGGGCCTGTTCCTTGCTTTCGAAGGGGTAGAAGGCTCCGGAAAGACCACCCAGGTGGCCCGGCTGGCGGCGTGGCTGCGCGCGCGCGGCGCGGACGTGGTGGTGGCGCGCGAGCCGGGCTCTACGCCGCTGGGCGAGCGGGTCCGCGAAATCGTGCTATCGCCTGACCTGCACGTGCCCGCCCGCAGCGAGCTGTTCCTGATGCTTGCCGCGCGCGCCGCCTTCGTGGAGCAGGTGGTGAGGCCCGGGGTGCAGGCCGGCAAGGTGGTGATCGCCGACCGGTTCGAGCTGTCGACGCTGGCCTACCAGGGCGCCGGGCGCGGCCTGCCGCTGGACGAGGTGGAGGCCTGCAACCGGGTGGCCACCGGCGGCCTGGAGCCCGATGCCACGCTGCTGATGGACGTGGACCCCGAGGTAGGTGCGGAGCGGCAGCGGGTGGCGGGAAAGGCCGCCGACCGCATGGAGCGCGAGGAAGCGGCGTTCCACCGGCGGGTGGCCGAAGGGTACCGCGCCCACGAGGCACGGGTGGCCGGGATCGTGCGGATCGATGCCGTGGGCGGCGAGGAGCAGGTGCACCGCCGCGTGCTGCAGGCGCTGGCGGCCCGGTTTCCCGAAACCTTTCCGGCGGCGCAGGTTATCAGGTAACGAACGGAGCGCGGCACCCTGGCCGCGGCCGTATTGAATGGTTGATCGGAAGCATGAATCTGGAGGCCCCATGCAGTTGAAGCGTACCGTCGTGGCGCCCGCGCTCGTCGCCGGCATGGCCCTGGTTTCGGGCGGCTGGCTGCTGCAGCAGGACGTGAACGGCGGCGGCAGCGTGTTCGCGCGCGCGCGCCTGTTCGACGAGGTGATGACGCACGTGATGGAGCGCTACGTGGAGCCGCAGTCCGAGGCCGAGCTGTACCAGAAGGCGGTCCAGGGGCTGCTGCGCGAGCTGGGCGATCCGCACACCTCCTTCATGACCGCCGAGGAGTACGCCCAGCTGCACCTGCAGACCAGCGGCGAATACGGCGGGCTGGGGATCCAGATCTCGTCGCGCGACGGCTGGGTGACGGCCGTGGGCATCCTTCCCGAAACCCCGGCCGAGCGCGCGGGCGTGCGGGTGGGTGACCGCTTCCTGGAGATCGACGGCCAGAGCGCCGAGGGCCTGTCCGACGACCAGGCCGTGCAGCGGCTGCGCGGGCGCAAGGGAACGCCCGTCACCGTGAAGGTGCAGCGCGTCGGCGTGGAGCAGCCCATCACCTTCACCATCGTTCGCGAAGAGATCCACGTCCGCTCGGTTCCGCACGCGTACATGGTGGCCCCCGGCGTGGGCTACGCCAGCCTGGTGATGTTCAGCGCCACCAGCACCACCGAGCTGCGCGCGGCCATCGACCGCCTTCGCTCCGAGGGCGCCCGCTCGCTGGTGCTGGACCTTCGCGCCAACCCGGGCGGCCTGCTGGACCAGGGCGTGGGCGTGTCGGACCTGTTCCTGAAGCGCGGCGAGTCCGTCGTGGAGATCCGCGCCCGCGACCCGCGCGAAAGCGAAACGTACCGCGCCGCCGACGACCAGGCGTACGAGGGGCTGACGGTGGCGGTGCTGGTGGACGGCTACAGCGCCAGCGCGGCCGAGATCGTGGCCGGCGCGCTGCAGGACCACGACCGCGCCATCGTGCTGGGCACCACCACGTACGGCAAGGGCTCGGTGCAGACGCTGCTGCCGCTGTCCGGTGGCAACGCGCTGAAGATCACCACTGCCAAGTGGTACACGCCCGTGGGCCGCTCCATCCAGAAGGAGGCCACGCGCGGCGAGGGGCAGGAGGAAGCCCGTGTGGAGGAGGAGGACGAGGTGCTGGGCGCCGACGGCACGCCGGTAACCGCCGCGGACACTACGAAGAAGGTGCCCTACCGCACCGACAGCGGGCGCACCGTGTTCGGCGGCGGCGGCATCGTCCCCGACCTAATCGTGCGGCAGGACACCGCGGTAGAGGCGGAGAAGGAGTTCTTCCGCGTGGCGTCGCGCAGCGCCGCCAAGTTCCAGAACGCACTGTTCGCGTTCGCGGTGGCGTACGAGCGGGCCCACCCGGAGCTGCGGCCCGACTTCGCGGTGACGCCTGAGATGCGCCGCGGCTTCTACGACCGCCTGCGGGCAGCCGGTGTGGACGTGACCTGGGAGGTGTTCCAGGGCGCCCAGCGCTTCATCGACGCGCGGTTGATCGACGAGATCGCGCGCAGCAAGTTCGGCGCGTCGGTGGCGGCGCGGCGCGACGACCCGACGGACCGCGTGCTGCAGGAGGCCATCCGGCTGCTGCAGCAGGCACCGAACACCCAGGCGCTGCTGCGCGCGGCGCAGCAGCAGCCCGCGGCGGCCGCCCGCAGTCGCTGATGGGGCTTGCGGCGCTTGCCGTAACGTTCGCCGTCGGACTGCTCGCGGGCCTGCTTTCGGGGCTGGTGGGGATTGGAGGAGGGGTGCTCATGGTGCCCTTCCTCCCCTTCTTTTACGCCCAAGCGCCGCCCCGCGCGGGCGGCTTCCTTCGCAAACGATTCGACCCGACGTTCCGGCGATGTCCGACAGCTTCGTAGAGGTGACCCGCGGACCGGTGGTGGAAAGCCGCCACCGGGTGCACGTGGCGGTGGTGGACGCCGAGGGTACGCTGCGCGCGTACTCGGGAGACCCCGACCTGGTGACGTTCTGGCGCTCGTCGGCCAAGCCGTTCCAGGCCATTCCGGTCGTGGACGACGGCGCGTACGACCGTTTCGGGTTCACGCCGGCCGAGCTGGCCGTCATTTGCGGCTCGCACAGCGGCTCGCCGAGCCACGTGAGGACCGTGGAGGGGCTGCTGGAAAAGATCGCGCTGACGGCCGAGGCGCTGGCGTGCGGCCCCCATGCCCCGTTCGACGACGCCACCCGGCGCGCGCTGGTGGAAGAGGGGCTCGAGCCGGGGCGCCTTCACAACAACTGCTCGGGGAAGCACGCGGGGATGATGGCCGTCGCCCGCGTCCGCGGCTGGGATCCGGAGGGATACCAGCTGCTGGAGCACCCGGTGCAGGCGCGCCTGCTCACCGAGGTGGCGCGCTGGGCGCGCATGCCCGCCGAGGCCATCGGCCTGGGGGTGGACGGGTGCGGCGTAGTCTGCTACGCCATGCCCCTGCGGCAGATGGCGCTGGCCTACGCGTCGCTGTCGGCCGCGGCGCGGCGGGGCGAGCGCGGGCCGGCCACGGTGGTCGAAGCCATGGCCGCGCACCCGGAGATGGTGGCGGGCGAGGGGCGCATCTGCACGGAGCTGTCGCGGCTGACGGAGGGGCGCATCTTCGCCAAGGTGGGCGCCGAGGGCGTGTACTGCGTGGGCAGCCCCGGCGCGGAACTGGGGATCGCCCTTAAGGTGGAGGACGGGACCACCCGCGCCCTGGCGCCGGCCGTCGCGGGGGTGCTTCGGGAGCTGGACCTGATTTCGGAGGACGACTTCGGGGCGCTTCACCGGTACGTGTTCCGCGAGATCACCAACACGCGCGGCGAGGTGACGGGCGAGGTGCACCCCGCCATCCGCCTGCGCGCGGCGGATGCCTGACGCGTCCGGCCGGGCGGCGCTGCTGCGCGTCGCCGCCTCGCTGGCCACGCGCGACACGGGCGCCATCCGGGCCGCCCTGCAGTCCGCCTCGACGTCGGCGGACCCTGTGGGGGTGGAGGAGTTGCTCCTTCAGTCGCACCTGTT
This window contains:
- the tmk gene encoding dTMP kinase, which translates into the protein MTDPERGLFLAFEGVEGSGKTTQVARLAAWLRARGADVVVAREPGSTPLGERVREIVLSPDLHVPARSELFLMLAARAAFVEQVVRPGVQAGKVVIADRFELSTLAYQGAGRGLPLDEVEACNRVATGGLEPDATLLMDVDPEVGAERQRVAGKAADRMEREEAAFHRRVAEGYRAHEARVAGIVRIDAVGGEEQVHRRVLQALAARFPETFPAAQVIR
- a CDS encoding S41 family peptidase, with amino-acid sequence MQLKRTVVAPALVAGMALVSGGWLLQQDVNGGGSVFARARLFDEVMTHVMERYVEPQSEAELYQKAVQGLLRELGDPHTSFMTAEEYAQLHLQTSGEYGGLGIQISSRDGWVTAVGILPETPAERAGVRVGDRFLEIDGQSAEGLSDDQAVQRLRGRKGTPVTVKVQRVGVEQPITFTIVREEIHVRSVPHAYMVAPGVGYASLVMFSATSTTELRAAIDRLRSEGARSLVLDLRANPGGLLDQGVGVSDLFLKRGESVVEIRARDPRESETYRAADDQAYEGLTVAVLVDGYSASAAEIVAGALQDHDRAIVLGTTTYGKGSVQTLLPLSGGNALKITTAKWYTPVGRSIQKEATRGEGQEEARVEEEDEVLGADGTPVTAADTTKKVPYRTDSGRTVFGGGGIVPDLIVRQDTAVEAEKEFFRVASRSAAKFQNALFAFAVAYERAHPELRPDFAVTPEMRRGFYDRLRAAGVDVTWEVFQGAQRFIDARLIDEIARSKFGASVAARRDDPTDRVLQEAIRLLQQAPNTQALLRAAQQQPAAAARSR
- a CDS encoding asparaginase, with protein sequence MSDSFVEVTRGPVVESRHRVHVAVVDAEGTLRAYSGDPDLVTFWRSSAKPFQAIPVVDDGAYDRFGFTPAELAVICGSHSGSPSHVRTVEGLLEKIALTAEALACGPHAPFDDATRRALVEEGLEPGRLHNNCSGKHAGMMAVARVRGWDPEGYQLLEHPVQARLLTEVARWARMPAEAIGLGVDGCGVVCYAMPLRQMALAYASLSAAARRGERGPATVVEAMAAHPEMVAGEGRICTELSRLTEGRIFAKVGAEGVYCVGSPGAELGIALKVEDGTTRALAPAVAGVLRELDLISEDDFGALHRYVFREITNTRGEVTGEVHPAIRLRAADA